A region from the Triticum urartu cultivar G1812 chromosome 1, Tu2.1, whole genome shotgun sequence genome encodes:
- the LOC125526466 gene encoding uncharacterized protein LOC125526466: protein MRGGGRARQNAIRSGIVVLGAAAFAYLSYRVGFKPYLDRAQEAMDSQIHSSDHAAAAAAAASWEDQPGHPEGDGGLAPSRDPATVLRD, encoded by the coding sequence ATGAGGGGCGGCGGGCGGGCGCGGCAGAACGCGATCCGGTCGGGCATCGTGGTGCTGGGCGCCGCGGCCTTCGCCTACCTCTCCTACCGCGTCGGATTCAAGCCCTACCTCGACCGCGCCCAGGAGGCCATGGACTCCCAAATCCACAGCTCCGACCACGCcgcagccgcagccgccgccgcctcctgggAGGACCAGCCCGGTCACCCGGAGGGCGACGGCGGCCTCGCGCCGTCCAGGGACCCGGCCACCGTGCTCCGCGACTGA